The following proteins are encoded in a genomic region of Arcobacter cloacae:
- a CDS encoding Arm DNA-binding domain-containing protein, with translation MNKNLILKFIYDNVRVTIRTRYNKYYLDFIYNGKRIKRSTGLVANETNLKELKRNIIPEIFKTLTGNTIIEYLKKDILFNEFSIKFFEIYKGSVREHIYEANYSIYEKQIKPYFLKYNIDEIKPLQLEEWQNKLLDKYSTHTVIRYRSILNLILNKAFENDIININPLSKVKYPSSINKKFKKLDELEETEFFD, from the coding sequence ATGAATAAAAATTTAATTCTAAAATTTATTTACGATAATGTAAGAGTAACTATAAGAACGAGATATAACAAGTACTATTTAGATTTTATTTATAATGGGAAAAGAATAAAAAGAAGCACTGGATTAGTAGCAAATGAAACAAATCTAAAAGAATTAAAAAGAAATATTATTCCAGAAATTTTTAAAACTCTTACTGGAAATACAATAATAGAATATCTAAAAAAAGATATTCTATTTAATGAGTTTTCAATCAAATTCTTTGAAATATACAAAGGAAGTGTTAGAGAACACATTTATGAAGCAAATTACTCTATTTATGAAAAACAAATTAAACCCTACTTTTTAAAATACAATATAGACGAAATTAAACCTTTACAACTCGAAGAGTGGCAAAATAAGCTTCTAGATAAATATAGTACTCATACAGTAATAAGATATCGCTCTATTTTAAATTTAATTCTAAATAAAGCTTTTGAAAATGACATTATTAATATAAATCCTCTATCAAAAGTAAAATATCCCTCTTCTATAAATAAAAAATTTAAAAAATTAGATGAATTAGAAGAAACTGAATTTTTTGACTGA